One Branchiostoma floridae strain S238N-H82 chromosome 1, Bfl_VNyyK, whole genome shotgun sequence genomic region harbors:
- the LOC118421943 gene encoding cytochrome P450 2J6-like produces MASYLPFDWQGVGAALAFVTSVSSLAVDTFFGKGKKKKKPLAGPPGYPLIGNLPSLGANPHLQLTEWRREYGDIYRIRMGLQDAVILNGYDVIREALLKKADRLSDRPYMYVLHELSCGGKGIGFAGYNDEYKNRRRAMVSILRRFGMGKGFMEGKIHEEVLELRKNFAEQAASGEAFDPSRLLGCSVLNVICSMILGARFEQDDPLFHRLVALMDRTVAAMGPSQILNVFPWLRFLPGLGQTGSDVFRCAEEIRDFLSGVIRKQRSQLNNNDDVSDDVSFVRSLEAALQEDDQVTMIMQDLFIGGAETTTTTLRWALLYLALHPEVQENMQIELDREVGRERRPSLTDKPRLPYTEASILEIQRVRTIAPLSIPHAASQDVELRGHHIPAGTQVLVNLWSVHMDPAHWPDPERFDPSRFLNEQGKVVRPEQFLPFSIGTYI; encoded by the exons ATGGCTTCGTACCTACCGTTCGACTGGCAGGGTGTTGGCGCTGCACTGGCGTTCGTCACCTCCGTCAGCTCGCTGGCTGTCGACACGTTCTTCGGGaaagggaagaagaagaagaagccacTCGCGGGGCCTCCCGGATACCCACTGATCGGCAACCTCCCGAGCCTGGGCGCGAATCCGCACCTGCAGCTCACCGAGTGGAGACGAGAGTACGGCGACATCTACCGGATTCGCATGGGGCTGCAGGACGCGGTGATTCTCAACGGTTACGACGTCATCCGAGAAGCGCTGCTGAAGAAAGCTGATAGGCTGTCCGACAGGCCTTACATGTACGTTCTTCACGAGCTGAGCTGCGGTGGGAAAG GCATTGGATTCGCTGGGTACAATGACGAGTACAAGAACAGGAGGAGGGCCATGGTGTCGATTCTCAGGCGCTTCGGAATGGGGAAGGGTTTCATGGAGGGGAAGATCCACG agGAGGTGCTGGAGCTGAGGAAGAACTTCGCAGAGCAGGCGGCCAGCGGCGAGGCGTTCGACCCTTCCCGCCTGCTGGGCTGCTCGGTGCTGAACGTGATCTGCTCGATGATCCTGGGCGCACGCTTCGAGCAGGACGACCCACTGTTCCACCGCCTGGTGGCGCTCATGGACCGCACCGTGGCCGCCATGGGACCCAGCCAG ATTCTGAACGTGTTCCCATGGCTGCGGTTCCTGCCCGGCCTGGGCCAGACCGGAAGTGACGTGTTCAGGTGCGCGGAGGAGATCCGGGACTTCCTGTCCGGAGTCATCCGGAAGCAGCGGAGCCAGCTCAACAACAACGATGACGTCAGCGATGACGTCAGCTTCGTGCGGAGTCTGGAGGCCGCTCTGCAGGAGGACGACCAGGTCACCATGATCATGCAAG ATTTGTTCATAGGCGGCGCTGAGACCACCACCACCACGTTACGCTGGGCGCTGCTGTACCTGGCGCTCCACCCCGAGGTGCAGGAGAACATGCAGATCGAGCTGGACCGGGAGGTCGGGCGGGAGAGGAGGCCGTCTCTCACCGACAAGCCGCGCCTGCCCTACACGGAGGCGTCCATCCTGGAGATCCAGCGGGTCCGCACCATCGCGCCCCTGAGCATCCCGCACGCCGCATCGCAGGACGTGGAGCTCCGGGGACACCACATTCCCGCTGGCACACAG GTGTTGGTGAACCTATGGTCCGTCCACATGGACCCTGCCCACTGGCCTGACCCGGAAAGGTTCGACCCCAGCAGGTTCCTGAACGAGCAGGGGAAGGTGGTCCGACCCGAGCAGTTCCTCCCCTTCTCCATAGGTACGTACATATAG
- the LOC118421992 gene encoding G-protein coupled receptor 84-like: MATAGEYILVLINGLIIVVTIVGGLLTLLAIWTRPVLRKLVNVPLASLSCADVLLAILCSPFWIQQILHPQWEPPGALCWLIGYTSPVLWGVSVSHMLCIALHRYFKICTTSMRLKSTRVLVIMLLLTWLVPIVSFLPLYVGEDVRVDPKLKRCAMGRSDKLWAKIPPVVLNFILSYIAALVMYILIQNHVRKSEVRVRPIVPGPSTHLAVQSSRGDPPSGTASARVIMAKPVRNLDRVELEGDEKSGGEGQRSIDHIDPCKPKGTMILVATASGSFAEQQDISQGSTALPSDEEQEEGHSGPDEPKGVALTVTIESDQAGTNERQRQAVPDRMRSPQNRCASAAERQITRMMMTLFAVYTLCCMPMTIMVIFSSKVSSEAFAVGQLLATLNGALNPVVYGVMNKNIRRGYKHVWDKMLNYIT; this comes from the exons atggcgactgCCGGGGAGTACATTCTCGTTCTCATCAACGGAC TCATCATCGTGGTGACTATTGTTGGCGGCCTTCTCACCCTCCTCGCCATCTGGACACGCCCGGTCCTCAGGAAACTGGTCAACGTTCCTCTGGCCAGCCTCAGCTGTGCGGATGTCCTCCTCGCCATCTTATGTTCCCCATTCTGGATCCAGCAGATCCTGCACCCCCAATGGGAACCGCCAGGGGCGCTGTGCTGGCTGATCGGCTACACCAGTCCGGTGCTGTGGGGGGTATCCGTTAGCCATATGTTGTGCATTGCTCTTCACAGGTACTTTAAGATCTGTACTACCAGCATGCGTTTGAAGTCCACGCGTGTCCTCGTTATCATGCTCTTGCTCACATGGTTGGTCCCCATCGTTTCATTCTTACCTCTTTACGTCGGTGAAGATGTGAGAGTAGACCCGAAGCTGAAGCGGTGCGCGATGGGGAGGTCTGACAAACTCTGGGCAAAGATTCCCCCGGTCGTTTTGAACTTCATCCTCTCGTACATTGCGGCCCTTGTCATGTACATCCTCATCCAAAACCATGTGAGGAAGAGTGAGGTACGTGTCCGACCTATCGTACCGGGCCCTTCGACCCATTTGGCAGTGCAGTCCTCGCGGGGTGACCCACCCTCGGGCACTGCAAGCGCCAGGGTGATCATGGCAAAGCCCGTACGAAATCTGGATAGAGTAGAGTTGGAGGGGGACGAGAAGTCAGGTGGGGAGGGACAAAGGAGCATTGATCATATTGACCCATGTAAACCCAAAGGTACCATGATCCTGGTTGCTACAGCATCAGGCAGTTTTGCGGAACAACAAGATATCAGTCAGGGCAGTACTGCATTGCCAAGTGATGAGGAACAGGAAGAAGGTCACAGTGGGCCAGATGAACCCAAAGGTGTCGCCCTAACTGTCACGATAGAATCAGACCAGGCCGGTACAAATGAGCGGCAACGGCAGGCTGTCCCAGACCGTATGCGTAGTCCTCAAAACCGCTGCGCAAGCGCTGCAGAACGGCAGATCAcccggatgatgatgacactGTTCGCTGTTTACACGCTCTGCTGCATGCCCATGACCATCATGGTCATTTTCTCCAGCAAGGTTTCGTCCGAAGCCTTCGCCGTCGGCCAGCTGCTGGCCACGCTGAACGGCGCGCTGAATCCGGTAGTGTACGGCGTCATGAACAAAAACATCCGCCGGGGGTACAAACATGTCTGGGACAAAATGCTCAACTACATCACCTGA